In Nisaea acidiphila, the DNA window CATTCCGGGCAGCCCGCCGGACCTGCGCGCACTGCCGACGGGCTGCAGTTTCGCGCCCCGCTGCCCTAAGGCTGACGAGACCTGCCGGGCGCAGCTTCCGCCCGAGGTCACGCTTGGACCGGGGCGGGTCGCGCGCTGCCTGAAGCTGGACGACGCGCCGCCCGCGGCGAGGCCGGAGCGGGAGTCCGTACTGGCCTGACAATCAAACCAAAAGGGAGAGTGAAGATGCATGAGATCGCCATACCGCAACGCGTCGTGGACTCCGTTGTCGCTCGCCGCGGCACGGCCCATCCCTTTGCCGATCTCGATCCGTCCAAGACCGCTCTGATCGTCGTCGATCTGCAGAACGGCTTCATGATGGACGGTGTCGCTCACGCGCTCTGCACCATGGCGCGGGAAATCGTGCCGAACGTGAACAAGCTCGCCTCCGCAGTGCGGGCGACCGGCGGTCAGGTGTTCTGGATCCAGAACACCCATGACGAATCCTGCCTGGAGAGCTGGTCAAACTTGCATGCTATGACTCTGCCCGAGAAGACGGCGAAACGTGTCGAGTCGATGAGCGAGGGGACGGTCGGACACGATCTTTGGGCCGACCTCGACGTCAAACTGAACGATACCAAGGTATTCAAATACCGCTACTCCGCCTTCCTTCCCGGTTATTCCGATCTGCCGGACATCCTGCGCGCGCGGGGGCTCGACACGGTTCTGATCACCGGGACTGTTACGAATGTGTGCTGCGAGTCCTCTGCGCGCGATGCGATGATGATGAACTTCAAGACCATCATGGTGACGGACGGCAACGCCGCGAACACCGACGAGGAGCACAACAGCTCCCTCGTCAATTTCTACCTCACCTTCGGTGATATCATGAGCACCGAGGAGGTGATCGACTGCCTCAACAAGAACGCTGCGGGCGCCCGTTCCGCCGCGGAGTAATTCCTTTAGTACCAACCTGATAGGTAAAAGATGAGCAAGCCCAAGGTCGCGGTCATCGGCACCGGCGGAACCATTGCGTCGATCGGCAAGACCCCGCTCGACATCCTCGACTACGGCGCCAACAAGAAGATGGTCGGCATCGAGGAGATCCTCGCCATGTTCCCGATCGTGCACGAGGTCGCGGACGTTGTTCCCGTGCCATACCAGGCGATCCCGAGCCCGTCCGTCGGCTTCAAGGAATGGCGCGACCTGGTGCTGAAGATCGACGAGCTGGCCAAGGATCCGGATCTCGACGGTATCGTCGTCACCCACGGCACGGCCTCTCTCGAGGAGACCGCCTACGCGCTGCACCTGACCGTGAAGGCGGATATTCCGGTCGTCGTGGTCGGCTCCCAGCGGCCGTCGAGCGCGCTCTCGACCGATGCCGGCTTCAACCTTGTGAACGGCATCCGCACGGCAGGCTCTCCGGAGGCGCAGGGCATGGGCGTGATGACCCTGCTGAACGACGAAATCCAGTGCGCCCGCGAGGTCACCAAGACATCGACCTACCGCATGCAGACCTTCCGCACGCCCGATTTCGGCTGTCTCGGTCATGCGGACGGAGACGCGGTAGTGTTCTACCGCAAGCCGCTGCGTAAACACGCGCCGGATACCGAGTTCGATATCCGCAAGATCGATGGCATGCCGCGAGTCGACATCGCCTATGCCTATACCGGATCCGACGGTACCGCCTGCCGCGCCTTTTTGGAGGCAGGAGCCGAGGGGATCGTCTCCGCCGGTTTCGCACCCGGCTTTTGCGGCCCGGGCGACGAGGCCATCCTGCGCGAGGCGGTAGAGAAGGGCGTCGTGGTCGTGCAATCGACCCGGGCCGGCAGCGGGCGGACCTTCATGAGCACGAAGATCAAGGAATGCGGCTTCCTGATCGCGGACAACCTCAATCCGCAGAAGGCCCGCATCCTGCTCTCCCTCGCCCTCACCGTGACCAAGGACCCGGCCGAGATCGCGAGGATCTTCCAAACCTACTGACGGGGCGGGCGATGTCTTCGGATCCCGCACCGGCCTTGCCCGCGCGTGTCGTCGATCCGGACGCGCGCACGGGCATTCTGCTGACCATCCTCGGATTGATCCTGTTCTCGGTTCTGAACGGGGTGGTGAAGGCGCAGACCGAGATTTTTCCGGTCGTGCAGATCATGTTCTTCCGCAACGCTTTCGCGCTGCTGCCGCTGGCCCTCTTCATCGGCTTGACGGCCGGCTGGAAATCCGTCCGGACTGAACGTCCCGCCCTGCATCTGCTGCATGCCTTTCTGGTCAGCGGCGCGATCGGCTTCATCTTCCTCGGTTACAATGCCCT includes these proteins:
- a CDS encoding isochorismatase family cysteine hydrolase, encoding MHEIAIPQRVVDSVVARRGTAHPFADLDPSKTALIVVDLQNGFMMDGVAHALCTMAREIVPNVNKLASAVRATGGQVFWIQNTHDESCLESWSNLHAMTLPEKTAKRVESMSEGTVGHDLWADLDVKLNDTKVFKYRYSAFLPGYSDLPDILRARGLDTVLITGTVTNVCCESSARDAMMMNFKTIMVTDGNAANTDEEHNSSLVNFYLTFGDIMSTEEVIDCLNKNAAGARSAAE
- a CDS encoding asparaginase, translating into MSKPKVAVIGTGGTIASIGKTPLDILDYGANKKMVGIEEILAMFPIVHEVADVVPVPYQAIPSPSVGFKEWRDLVLKIDELAKDPDLDGIVVTHGTASLEETAYALHLTVKADIPVVVVGSQRPSSALSTDAGFNLVNGIRTAGSPEAQGMGVMTLLNDEIQCAREVTKTSTYRMQTFRTPDFGCLGHADGDAVVFYRKPLRKHAPDTEFDIRKIDGMPRVDIAYAYTGSDGTACRAFLEAGAEGIVSAGFAPGFCGPGDEAILREAVEKGVVVVQSTRAGSGRTFMSTKIKECGFLIADNLNPQKARILLSLALTVTKDPAEIARIFQTY